The Denitrificimonas caeni genome has a segment encoding these proteins:
- a CDS encoding HIT domain-containing protein, producing the protein MFEMDKRLTQDTVVLGDLALCRVLLMNDSRYPWLILVPRCAAASEVFDLTAEQQQQLWQEASLLGQVLKGLYQADKINIASLGNVVSQLHVHVVVRMQSDQAWPAPVWGRGEAQPYLAEDIAQLSVRLRTTLIEYGLVAVEEGV; encoded by the coding sequence ATGTTTGAAATGGATAAACGCTTGACCCAAGACACAGTTGTTCTCGGTGATTTGGCATTGTGCCGTGTCTTGCTGATGAATGATAGCCGTTACCCTTGGCTGATTTTGGTGCCCCGCTGTGCGGCTGCCAGTGAGGTGTTTGATTTGACTGCAGAACAGCAGCAGCAACTTTGGCAGGAGGCCAGTTTGCTCGGACAGGTGCTTAAGGGGTTGTATCAGGCGGATAAAATCAATATTGCGAGCTTGGGTAATGTGGTCAGCCAGTTGCATGTGCATGTGGTAGTACGGATGCAGAGCGACCAAGCTTGGCCAGCGCCAGTGTGGGGGCGGGGTGAGGCGCAGCCTTACTTGGCAGAAGACATTGCGCAGCTTAGCGTGCGTTTGCGTACAACCTTAATTGAATATGGTTTGGTTGCTGTGGAGGAGGGGGTATGA
- a CDS encoding OprD family porin: MQMIKLSVIALAVAAASTQMAVASQQSESNGFIEDSKLDVHSRVLYMNRDFRNKTAVPTLNDDKRQSYREDTGLGLKAIYESGFTQGTVGFGIDAFGLQGIRLDSGPGRFSNGQFPGTSRGADRNEKAVDNFSKAGAAVKLRLSNTVLKYGEQFVDLPVFSTDDSRLLPESATGFLLTSNEIENLELNLGHFTALSAMDRASRDSTTFSYDSFQDGNSLRSLDLIGGRYNFTNDLSAAYYYSDAKLGHKGNESRFEAKKHYTNVNYTLPLADTQSINFDFNMYNSKFTNKDSDRGDRSDKNNVWSLAAAYNFLEAHTLTAGYQEVTGGYKDGYVYGYDGGGSVYLLNDVQYNDFTSKGEKSFQARYDLDMATFGVPGLSFMTRYVRGSNIENKAGTRHDGKNWERDIEAKYVLQSGAAKDLSFRVRQATYRGNDVANGYGLPDNNEVRLIVEYPLSIL, from the coding sequence ATGCAAATGATTAAGTTGAGCGTTATTGCCCTAGCAGTAGCCGCAGCAAGTACACAAATGGCGGTTGCAAGCCAGCAATCTGAGTCAAATGGCTTCATCGAAGACAGCAAGCTCGATGTGCATTCTCGCGTTCTTTACATGAACCGCGACTTCCGCAACAAGACAGCAGTTCCTACCCTGAATGATGACAAAAGACAAAGCTACCGCGAAGATACCGGTCTAGGCTTAAAAGCAATCTACGAGTCTGGCTTCACTCAAGGTACTGTTGGTTTTGGTATTGATGCTTTTGGTTTACAAGGCATCCGCTTAGATTCAGGCCCAGGTCGTTTTAGTAACGGTCAGTTTCCTGGCACAAGCCGCGGTGCAGATCGCAACGAAAAAGCTGTAGACAATTTCAGCAAAGCAGGCGCTGCAGTTAAGCTCCGCTTGTCTAACACAGTTCTAAAGTACGGTGAGCAGTTTGTTGACCTGCCTGTTTTCTCAACTGACGATTCACGTCTGTTGCCAGAAAGCGCCACTGGTTTCTTATTAACCAGCAACGAAATTGAAAACCTAGAATTAAACCTTGGTCACTTCACTGCTTTATCAGCAATGGATAGAGCTTCACGCGACAGCACTACTTTCAGTTATGACTCTTTCCAAGATGGCAATAGCCTGCGCTCGTTAGATTTGATCGGTGGTCGTTACAACTTTACCAACGATCTAAGCGCTGCTTACTACTACTCTGACGCTAAACTAGGTCACAAAGGTAACGAAAGCCGCTTCGAAGCTAAAAAGCACTACACCAATGTGAACTACACATTGCCATTGGCTGACACACAAAGCATTAACTTCGACTTCAACATGTACAACTCGAAGTTCACTAACAAAGACTCCGATCGCGGTGACAGAAGCGACAAGAATAACGTGTGGAGCCTCGCAGCTGCATACAACTTCCTTGAAGCACACACTCTGACCGCTGGTTACCAAGAAGTAACAGGTGGCTATAAAGATGGTTATGTTTATGGCTACGATGGTGGCGGTTCGGTTTACCTGCTGAACGACGTGCAATACAATGACTTCACCTCTAAAGGTGAGAAATCATTCCAAGCGCGTTATGACCTAGACATGGCTACTTTCGGTGTACCAGGCCTAAGCTTCATGACTCGTTATGTTCGCGGTAGCAACATCGAGAACAAAGCTGGCACTCGTCACGACGGTAAGAACTGGGAGCGTGATATCGAAGCTAAGTACGTTCTACAGAGCGGCGCAGCAAAAGACCTATCCTTCCGCGTTCGTCAAGCGACCTACCGTGGCAACGACGTAGCTAACGGTTACGGTCTGCCTGATAACAACGAAGTACGCCTGATTGTTGAGTACCCATTAAGCATTCTATAA
- the gap gene encoding type I glyceraldehyde-3-phosphate dehydrogenase, which produces MLRIAINGYGRIGRNILRSIFERGLHTKLQIVAINDLGDAKTLAHLTRFDSTFGRFAHAVQLCENNLIIGEQSIRLLNQADPAQLPWQALEVDVVLECTGRMKQRAQAAQHLNAGANRVLLAHPMDSADLTVVYGINHQLLDQQQIVSNASCTTNCLAPLAKVLHETVGIQQGMMTTIHAYTNDQNLLDKNHKDLYRARAAASSIIPTSTGAAKAIGLVIPELAGRLDGMAVRVPTQNVSLVDLSFIAERETSQAEINSILSQGAAQLAAGVMECNEQPLVSCDFNGHPVSCIADLTQTRVQGNLVKVLAWYDNEWAFSNRMLDVVMAWHTPK; this is translated from the coding sequence ATGTTGCGAATTGCAATTAATGGTTATGGACGCATTGGCCGCAATATACTGCGCAGCATATTTGAGCGCGGGCTACATACGAAACTACAAATAGTCGCGATTAACGACTTAGGTGATGCCAAAACCTTAGCCCACCTCACCCGCTTCGACTCAACCTTTGGTCGCTTTGCCCATGCAGTACAACTTTGTGAAAACAATTTAATTATCGGCGAGCAATCCATCCGCCTACTCAATCAAGCCGACCCTGCGCAATTACCATGGCAGGCACTAGAGGTTGATGTGGTCTTAGAATGCACCGGACGCATGAAACAGCGAGCGCAAGCTGCGCAACACCTAAACGCAGGCGCTAATCGTGTCCTCTTAGCACACCCTATGGATAGCGCCGATCTGACCGTTGTCTATGGCATTAACCATCAGCTATTGGACCAGCAGCAAATTGTGTCCAACGCCTCCTGCACCACAAACTGTCTAGCCCCGCTCGCTAAAGTGCTGCATGAAACAGTTGGTATCCAGCAAGGTATGATGACCACAATCCACGCCTACACGAACGACCAAAACCTTCTCGATAAAAACCATAAAGACTTATACCGCGCCCGCGCCGCAGCCAGCTCTATTATTCCGACTAGCACCGGCGCAGCCAAAGCCATAGGCTTAGTTATCCCCGAACTGGCTGGCCGCCTAGACGGCATGGCTGTACGGGTTCCCACGCAAAACGTATCACTGGTTGATTTAAGCTTTATCGCTGAGCGCGAAACCAGCCAAGCAGAAATAAATAGCATACTCAGCCAAGGTGCCGCGCAGCTTGCTGCGGGTGTTATGGAATGCAACGAGCAACCGCTAGTATCCTGCGATTTTAATGGTCACCCAGTGTCATGCATCGCCGACCTGACGCAAACCCGTGTACAAGGCAATCTAGTTAAAGTGCTGGCTTGGTATGACAATGAGTGGGCCTTTTCCAACCGCATGCTCGATGTTGTCATGGCTTGGCATACCCCTAAGTAA
- a CDS encoding SlyX family protein — MSLEQKIAELEMRQAFQDDTVQALNDVLVEQQRLIANMQRQLELLAQRQSDLHTQFDETPNDPPPHY, encoded by the coding sequence ATGAGTTTGGAGCAAAAAATTGCTGAGCTGGAAATGCGTCAGGCTTTTCAAGATGACACTGTGCAAGCCCTGAATGATGTTCTCGTGGAGCAGCAGCGTTTGATTGCTAATATGCAGCGCCAATTGGAGTTGCTGGCGCAGCGCCAGAGTGATTTGCACACCCAGTTTGATGAAACACCGAATGACCCGCCGCCACATTATTAA